A single window of Magnetococcus marinus MC-1 DNA harbors:
- a CDS encoding SLC13 family permease: MAMLVGALMIWVMPLPEGLTEQGRIVLTMTVVATTLFVTEPVPLPTVALLIVVGQVLLLKHNSSDVARTLMSDSVLFIMGSLMLAVAVVKQKLDKRIALFIIRFTGTKTSRIAFGISVMSGLLASFVGEHTVAAMMLPVGIALITLTSDDPAKVRNLAAVLLFSIAYGCSVAGVGTPSGGARNAIMIGYWSDFYGIVIDYVKWMLYAYPMFLLQLPFVTMILLFTFRPEFDDLTPAVEKLKAQVEAEGPLKQRHFVSIALFFLILYGWVGLSEGVGMGTIAVLGASAFLVGGLVKWEDLNNGVNWGVVLLYAAAISLGVQMKDSGAAEWVATSFLEMLTPFGADKGMGLWLAVSALTTGVTNTMSNGAAVAVLGPIVLNMAAAAQESPVVIGFITAISSAFAYLTVVGTPACTIVYASGYLKTSDFLNVGWRMAVMSTLLMLLFASLYWPLIGV, translated from the coding sequence ATTGCCATGTTGGTTGGCGCGTTAATGATCTGGGTGATGCCTCTGCCCGAGGGTCTGACGGAACAGGGGCGCATCGTTTTGACGATGACCGTGGTGGCAACCACGCTGTTTGTCACCGAACCGGTGCCGTTGCCTACGGTGGCATTGCTCATTGTGGTGGGGCAGGTGCTGCTGTTGAAGCACAACTCTTCTGACGTGGCCCGCACCCTGATGAGCGATTCGGTGCTCTTTATCATGGGCTCGTTAATGCTGGCCGTGGCGGTGGTAAAACAGAAGCTGGATAAACGTATCGCCCTGTTTATCATACGCTTTACAGGCACAAAAACCTCGCGAATCGCCTTTGGTATCTCGGTTATGTCGGGTTTGTTGGCCTCGTTTGTGGGCGAGCACACGGTGGCGGCGATGATGCTGCCGGTGGGGATTGCCCTGATCACGTTGACCTCGGACGACCCAGCCAAGGTGCGCAACTTGGCCGCTGTGTTGCTCTTCTCCATCGCCTACGGCTGTTCCGTGGCGGGTGTGGGTACGCCGTCGGGTGGGGCGCGAAACGCGATTATGATCGGCTATTGGAGTGATTTCTATGGCATCGTTATCGACTATGTTAAATGGATGCTCTATGCCTACCCCATGTTTTTGTTGCAACTACCCTTTGTCACCATGATCCTGCTCTTTACCTTCCGTCCAGAGTTTGACGATCTCACCCCTGCGGTGGAAAAGTTGAAAGCTCAGGTCGAAGCCGAGGGGCCTTTAAAACAGCGCCACTTTGTCTCGATTGCGCTCTTTTTTCTTATCCTTTACGGTTGGGTGGGGCTCTCTGAAGGGGTGGGTATGGGCACCATCGCCGTACTGGGTGCCTCGGCCTTTTTGGTGGGGGGCTTGGTTAAGTGGGAAGATCTAAATAATGGTGTAAACTGGGGCGTGGTACTGCTCTATGCAGCGGCCATCTCCTTGGGTGTGCAGATGAAAGATAGTGGCGCCGCGGAGTGGGTCGCGACCAGCTTTTTGGAGATGTTAACCCCCTTCGGGGCGGACAAAGGCATGGGGCTGTGGTTGGCGGTGTCGGCCCTGACCACCGGCGTGACCAATACCATGTCCAATGGTGCGGCGGTGGCGGTGCTGGGGCCTATTGTGCTGAATATGGCAGCGGCTGCCCAAGAGAGCCCCGTGGTGATTGGCTTTATTACCGCCATCTCGTCGGCCTTTGCCTATTTGACGGTGGTGGGTACCCCCGCTTGTACCATCGTCTATGCGTCAGGCTACCTGAAAACATCCGATTTTCTTAATGTTGGTTGGCGAATGGCGGTTATGTCCACACTCTTGATGCTGCTGTTTGCCTCGCTCTATTGGCCGCTAATTGGCGTTTGA
- a CDS encoding universal stress protein — MTHSLNVIERSGADRFRILVCIDGSDDAYRGLRYAAKLGHGVDSDITLLYVRPIDQGLNSGGLQVRVARDNMLDWGLDLPGMRWLKKGYEILMEMGEMSSDWETSQTTRESHGDPAGENTLSFRHESGKVIHLRLKVAYSIEGGILDEQEEGQYNLIILGASGPRGTMEKVLGPTPVAMKVAIHAKCSVILARGLEEGHGHLICTNGSPRSLDMVRNDAVLASRCNCPVSLLSVCPDEAGRSEAQAGLNLAIEALTELGIEPREVITRVGDPAYEIVAQSEGYSLVVMSATATGALKRFFVGGVAVSVLQHSKGSVMVVR, encoded by the coding sequence ATGACGCACAGTTTAAATGTGATTGAGCGGAGCGGTGCCGATCGTTTCCGTATTTTGGTCTGCATTGATGGGTCGGACGATGCCTACCGTGGATTGCGCTATGCCGCCAAATTGGGACATGGGGTGGATAGTGATATTACCCTGCTCTATGTGCGCCCCATCGACCAAGGGCTGAATAGTGGTGGATTGCAGGTGCGTGTGGCGCGGGATAACATGTTGGATTGGGGGCTGGACCTGCCCGGTATGCGCTGGCTGAAAAAGGGTTATGAAATTTTGATGGAGATGGGTGAGATGTCCAGCGACTGGGAAACCAGTCAAACCACCCGTGAATCCCATGGTGACCCCGCCGGTGAAAACACCCTCAGCTTTCGCCATGAGAGTGGCAAGGTCATTCATCTGCGCTTGAAAGTGGCTTATAGTATTGAAGGGGGCATCTTGGATGAGCAGGAAGAGGGGCAATATAACCTGATTATCCTGGGTGCTAGTGGACCCCGTGGTACCATGGAAAAAGTACTGGGGCCAACCCCTGTGGCGATGAAGGTGGCCATTCATGCCAAGTGCTCGGTGATTTTGGCCCGTGGTCTGGAAGAGGGGCATGGTCACCTGATATGCACCAATGGCTCACCGCGCTCCCTGGATATGGTGCGCAATGACGCCGTGCTGGCCAGCCGCTGTAACTGCCCCGTCTCCCTGTTGTCGGTTTGTCCAGATGAAGCAGGACGGAGTGAAGCGCAAGCTGGATTAAATCTGGCGATTGAGGCGCTTACCGAGCTTGGTATTGAGCCCAGAGAGGTGATTACCCGAGTGGGGGATCCCGCTTATGAAATTGTGGCACAAAGTGAAGGTTACTCGTTGGTGGTGATGTCAGCCACCGCCACGGGGGCGCTTAAACGGTTTTTTGTGGGTGGGGTGGCGGTCAGTGTGCTGCAACACAGCAAAGGCTCGGTTATGGTGGTTCGATGA